In Papaver somniferum cultivar HN1 unplaced genomic scaffold, ASM357369v1 unplaced-scaffold_123, whole genome shotgun sequence, the genomic stretch TGACTTTGTACCCAGCAAAGATGGTGTTAATAATAAGAAAGCTCAATATGTTCCTAAGAAACCTACTACAACAGCTACGGATGCTACGAACGGTGGCGTGGTTCCACCAAGTAACCCCCTCCTGTTTCTGATCTTACTACTGGTTCTGTTATACAGCCAAATAGTAATGAGTCGATCCCAATTCCTCCAGCTACGGAAGTTAATACTGATCCAATTGAAGTTACTTTGTCtcataataatgataataattcAGTTCCTGGGAATAGCAATGGTGTGGTTGAGAATACTCCACCATGTAATAATGGTTCTCTTTCAAATCTGAATCTTTCAGAGAATGATGTTCATGATATTACTCATCGGAATGATAACAGTGGTGGAAATGATAATGATAGTCAAGCAATTTCCTTTTGAAGAGGTTCTCAcgaaatctcagaagaaacgtgCTAGAGAAAAAGCTAAAAGAGCTGCTATGGTAGATTCACAAAATGTACCTTGGAACATGCGTCCAAGAACTGGTAAAAATTTATGGTAGTTTTTGTATTTATTGCAGAGCCTTGGGTAGTTTTTGATTCTATCCCTAATAATTTCTGGTctagtttggacttaaagttagTTGTAACCAATGATAGAGGCAATCAACTTTCAAATTTATGGTGTCTCTGTGCCAGAAACATTAATGTCACAGTTGTTTCTAACTCCATGCAATTGATTGCTTGTGAAGCCACTATGGGAGACATAAGTTATTTTGTTGCTGGTATCTATGCTTCAACTTCTTATCTCACTCGTAGAGATTTGTGGATTGAGTTGTCAAATTTAATGGACAATCTTCAAGGTTCTTGGTGTCTCATTGGAGACTTCAGTGCAGTGCTGGGTGCCCATGAAAAATCGAGTGGTCCACCTCCTATTAAAGCTTCTTGTGATGATTTTTTGGCTTTCGCAGATACCAATGATCTTCACCATTTGGATACTAGAGGTGCTCCCTTTACTTGGACTAACGGTCATAAGGGTAAACAGCTTCGGCTAGACAGTGTGATGTGCAATGAACAATGGCTTCTTTCTTGGGATTCTTCTGTTTGTAGTACCCTTGCTCGTGTTAAATCCGATCATCATCCTTTACTTTTTAAGGCTCATAAGGGagacaattcttttgcttcttctttcAAGTTCCAGAGCGTTTGGTTAAATCATCTTGGTCTACGGGATATTATTTTTAATGCCTAGCAACAACAGTTTTTTGGTTGTCCCATGTATGTGCTCATTCAAAAGTTGAAGTTTTTAAAACGGTACTCAAAACTTGGAACAAAGATATTTTTGGTGATATTCAGTTAAGTGTTAATAATGCGACTCATATTCTTGAGGTGATTCAACAGAGAATTGCAGATGAGGGTTACTCTGATGAGTTGCATATTGAAGAACTTGATCCTTCAAGCAAGCTTATTGATGCTCTCAAAATTCAGAAAGATTTTTGGAGAGATAAGTCTAGGCTTCATTGGGTTAAAGATGGAGATGCTTGCACCAGATTCTTCCACACTTATGCGAAGATTAGAGCTGCCACTAATAAACTCACTCATCTGAAGGCTGATGGTAATCTTTTAGTTTCTCATGTTGATGTTTCAAATCATGTAGCGTCCTACTTTCAAGATATGTATGCTGGTGACTCTGTGAATCCTTCTACAGACTTCATCTCTAGAAATATTCAAAGTTCAGTAACCCAAGATGAGAACAACTCTATTACTTCCATGCCTAATGCGTCAGAAATAAAAGCTGCTGTGGACGATATGAATGCTAATGGGgctcctggccctgatggatttaGTGGTGTGTTTTTCACATCCTTCTGGGATATAGTTGGTGCTGATGTGATTAATTATGTACAATCTTTCTTTTTAAATGGCTGGCATATTCCTAATGCCAATCCTAGTCACGTTACAATTATCCACAAGGAGCCTGGTGCTGACACCATTGAGAAGTTTCGTCCTATTGCGTTGGGAAATTTCCACTTCAAAATCATTGGCAAAATCCTAGCTAATCGTCTTAGCCCTATTGCCTTTAGAATCATATCTCCAGCAAAGAAACTTTCTTAAAGATAGAAGTATTTTTGATTGCAATGGAATAACCTCAGAAGCTATTAATTTGTTGGACTATAGATCTTTTGGTGGTAATCTTGCTATGAAATTTGATATTCGCAAGGCTTTTGATACGATCAACTGGGAGTTTATTCTTCAATCCCTGGTGCAATATGGTTTCTGTAAGAACTTTGTTGATTGGATTCGCACTATTCTTCATTCTGCTAGATTATCTATTGTAGTCAATGGTAAAGCCATGCGATACTTTGGATGCACTAGAGGTGTTCGTCAAGGAGATCCATTATCTCCCATCTTTTTTTGTTTGGCAGAAGATGTTTTAAGCTGCGCGATCTCTAATGCTTTTAGTCAAGGTTTGGATCATCACATTGCCTCTCCTAGAGGTACAATTGCTCCTTCTCATGTTCTCTATGCAGACGATATAATGGTTTTTGGTAGAGGTACAAAGCGAGATGTTCAGGCTATTATGATTATTCTTGAAGAATATGGTCATAATTCTGGTCAGTATATCAGCGCGGCTAAGTGCACAATTTTTTCTAGCAAGCACATTACAGCCAGGGCTTCCATTATTGCTGCATCTTACGATATTCTGATGGGCACCCTTCCTTTTCGTTATCTTGGAGTCCCTATTTTCCAAGGAAAGCCAAAGAAATCTCATCTTAATAGGGTTATGGATAGAATCAAGCTAAAATTTGCGGCATGGAAAGGTAAGTCTTTATCCATGATGGGGAGAGTTGAACTTGTTAAAACTGTCATAGCTAGCTCTGCTCTATACAGCTTTCATGTTTATAAGTGGCCTAGTTCTTGCATTAAAATCCTGGAGCAGTGGATTCGTAACTTTGTGTGGACTGGAGATATAAACTCTACTCATCATAACGTCGTAGCTTGGGATACAGTTTGTCTTCCTGAGTTTGAAGGTGGTTTGGGCATTAAATCTATGAAGAGTCTTAATAATGCAGCTCTTATGAAGATGACTTGGAAGGTAATGACTGGGGACTCTGAATTTGATAATTTTATTCGTACTTGTTTCAAAGGCTCTTCCTACAAGAAATCTTCAGTGTGGCATAGTTTTAAGGAACAGTGGCAtatcattcaagaaaatatcatctGGCTGGTCGCTGATGGTAGTAACATAGACTTTTGGAATGATGTTTGGTGCATCAATATGGGTTCCTCCATCGCAGATTTCTTAGACCTGGATAATTCGAACTTACACAACACAGTTGCAGATTTTATTGAAGAAGGAAAGTGGTGCTTCCCTACTTATATTCCAGAGCTTGAGGGTCACGTGCAACAGAGGATAAGAGAGACCCCTTATGCTTCTCATAAAGCTGACTAACAAGTTTGGACTGTGAGCAAGATAGGTAGTATTACAATAAAAGAGGCTTATGATTATCACAGACCTAGATCCTCTGAAACTTCTGACTTCAAGGATTTATGGACTGTAAAAATACCTCCTAGGCATGCTTGCATTGCTTGGAAGTTGTTTCATAACAGAATTGCGACTGATTACAATGTTAAGGTTCAAGGGACAGATGCAGCTAACTGCTGTAATTTATGTCCTACGCCTAACTGCAATGAAACTCAAAACCAACTATTTTTCAGCTGTATGTTCGCTAAATATATTTGGAGTTGGATTATGCAGGTTTTTAATCACCGTCTGAATTGTGACTCCATTAACTCGTTGTTTGCCTCCGTTAGAACGTTTAGAGGTTGTTCTCAAACCAAGAACCTTCTCTGGATTGTTGTGATCAACTGCATATGGCTCATATGGTTGTGTCGTAACAAGCTCCCGTTTGAGAACTGTATTATTCCTCATAACCTTGCAGTGATTCGTTTGGAATGCCTAATTGTTGAATCTGGGAAATATAACGGAGGTTTCTCTTTCAATACGCATGCAGATAAGCATATTCTGGATTTTTTGAGCATTCGAAGGTTAGCTCCTAAGTTTCCAAAAGCCATCTCGGTTAAGTGGCTTCCTCCTTCTGGCTGGATAAAGCTAATATGGATGGCTGTTCTCTTGGTAATCAGGGTCCTTTTGGCTATGGCGTGGTGTTTCGCGACTTCCGTAGTATGGTCAGAGGTGTCTAGCTCAGCAGTTGGGTATCACTAATTCCATTATCGCTGAACTTTGGGGTGCTATCTATGCTATTATATTACCCCAATCTAAAAGAGTCCAACGTCTTTGGCTAGAGTATGACTCTACCTCTGTCTTGCACGCCGTTTCCAACCCTGAGCTGGTTCATTGGTCGCTCTACACTCAATGGAATAATTGCTTGAAGTTTACCTCTTCCATCCACTTCGTGTGCAGTCACATGTATCGTGAAGGTAACTCAGTTGCGGATTTGCTGGAGAAGCATGGTGCTCAGGTGGAATCTTGTTGGTGGAATGATCCCCCTGTTTTCGTTAGACGGGCACTTCATGTAGATAGATCTATTTTGCAGTTGTATCGCTTTAGAAACATgtaatttatttttactttttgtgcttttttcttcttctcttcttgttGGAGGTAAGGTCTAGCCCCCCTTTATTCTTTTTTTCCTATGCCTTTGCCATGGGTagttttccttaaaaaaaaaaaggattgttTTGGGATTCaatttatgtaattatgattcttagaATCGATAATATGGATTTGAtgtttcaattaggttgtaattctATCAGCTAAGCAGAGTTAGTATTTGGGACGTCACAAGAACCAATACAAGTTTTGGTCCCGACTTTGTGACTCTTgtggtagagtctgaaccccaaacctataaggaagctatgacttctacAAAAGCCCCCTTATAGGAAGAAGCTTCGAtaaatgagtgggattccattcagcAAAACGGAACTTGGGAAATTGTAAACTTACCTCCTGCTAGTAAATCCATAGGTTACaaatgggtcttcaaaaggaagctTAGGACAGATGGAACTGTAGAGAAATTCAAAGATAGGgtggtagctaaaggatatagATAAAAGGAATGATTAGATTTCTTCGATACTTATTCAcctgtcactagaatcacttttATTAGGATGTTGATTAGTATCGCTTCTATCAATGAGCTACCTAtatatcagatggatgttaaaaatgCATTCTTATATGGTGAAttcaatgaagaaatttatatggaccagcCTGCAAGTTTTGTTgtaaaaggttgtgaaaacaaagtatgCAAATTGAATATATCTcagtatggtttgaaacaatcacctaaacagtggcatgattattttttttacatgtaatgatatctaatggatttaaggttaatgaatctgataaatgtgtttacattaaatctgtggatgatgcttatgttattgtgtgcctgtaTGTTAATGATATGATCATATTAGGTACTAACATTGATATTACTAATACCACTAAAAACATGCTTAATAAAAACtgtgacatgaaagacttaggccctgctgatgtaatcttagggatgaaaattaaaaagatgtatgatggatatagtcttagtcaatctcattatgttgaaactgtacttaagagatttaatcatgaaaatgttaAACCTAtctctactccttatgatcccaattgtaacttgaaaaagaacaagggtgagggaatttctcaacttgagtattcccgcgttattggcagtcttatgtatttgatgaactgcatTAGACTTGAtattgcttatgttgtgagtatATTGAGATGGTACACTTGCAACCCAAGGCAAGATTATTGGAATGCTCCCAACAGAGTTGTACGCTACTTGAGAGGCACTTCaaactttttcttaagttttgggaagtatcccgCTATGctggaagggtattgtgatgctaactggatattaGACTCAGATGAGtccaaatccactagtgggtacatcttcacacttggaggtGTGTTTCTGTCATGTaagtcttccaaacagacatgtatagctcgatccactatggaatctgagtttatagtcgtggagaaagctggagaggaagatgAATGGATACAAGCTTTCTTGGAAGGGATTTAACTCTGGCCCAACcccgtgtcttcgatcgcaaGTTACCGTGATAGTCAAGTTGTTATTCGATCTGCAAGGAAAAGTGTATACAACAGAATGTCTATAATATATGAAGAAGGAAAAAgatagtgaaacaactactctctactggtattATGTCTCTTGACTTTGTAAGACCAAAAGataatattgcagatcctttgacgaaaggtttatctagAGAAGTAGTTAAATCCATATCGAGAGGGATGGGACTTAAACTCATTGAATAAATCACCATCAAGGATACTATACATTGTGAATTGAAActtcaagatcaaggttcaatgagacaactaatttatcgTGATATCGAGACAAGCACTATTTTGGTCCCTCCTTATGGTACAATTATGTGATAGTGCAACCCACATGAGAGGATGATTTGTTGAGATCCTAATGGGTTCCATAGATTTGTTTAAAGAGGGGTGTGGCGGAACACTCATGATGGACCCACCTAtttggatgttggaagtgggatCGCTTCATATGAGAATTTCTGATTCTTTAGAGACATACATCAAACCAGGAATTAGCCCACGTCCAAAATGGGCACAaccgcaagagcttggcagctttcgtTTGAGACATCAAGTGTAGTTGTTaattctgaattgcactcactgttggaagttcaagacattgtgttcaccgttacaacaagcagttccggtaacttcACACTAAGTTAAGGTTTAATCtttgggacaccttagcctaattttgATGTCTTCTGTTTCCTCCTGtttttttgatatattttatcattcatgtgggggattattaaaaaaaaaaacaatttttgttATTAAACTAAAATACATTAACCAtgatttgatccctagacctactGCTCACTATATGTTTTTTTCATGTGAATAGATAAAACATTAGTCCCGTATAGACTAAAACTATAAGAGTTGTTAGACTCAAATACCATGGGTTTTGGATAAAGGGATGTCCCTTTGGGTCTACACACTTGTGTGTGAGGGATAAGACCTAAACTAGGGTAAGGTTACCTTTCCCGTGCATGCGgggcttcgcaccgaagcacgcacgctgccgccgtccgtccggtctgTTGGGGCTCGGGTGTGGATGTGGGTTCGTtaaatcctatctttttgctgaaagttttggtacgtgttttccataGAAGAATCTTTTCATCTCTTTTGATGTATGACTTTCTGACATGACCGTTCTGTTGTCCGACAAAAGTTTTGAGTCTTTCCTTGTCAATGTTTTCTTTCAGCTTTGCCAGTGCGCATGATAATCTACCCACTCTTTGTCCGGATCTTCTTGTATTCTGTAAGATTTGTCATTGCGCGTGAGAATCTACTCAGTCTTTGTCTGGCTCTTCTTGTTTATAACGTTTTAAAAATTATAAAAGAAAGCTTCAGCTTATTTTGAAAGTACAGAAACAAAAATGACTTCtacttttcctctttttttttctttgtttttctgtgACGGTTTTTGTTTCACTGTAACTATTTGAGTTTACTATTATCTTACTTCTAAGGTCTTAGGGTATTTTCTTTGTGTGCTACATTGAAAAATACTAAcaatagttgtatcctggaggcaaCTCGTCAGTGGCTATAGCATCTCTCTGTTTagaggagtagcaggcgatattgtcTTTAGGTCAATGTATCTCATACGTGCCTTTATTATTTCCTGCTACACTTATCGTTGTAGCATCCGAAACATCCATCCAGagtcggtttgagctaagtattatTTCTCAGTTTATTACGATTGTTGTTACTAGAACCAACATAAAGTAGTTTCAGACTGCAATAGTCGTAGAAGGTCGTTTTCTTCATCACCAACTTCCGCTAGAGATTCTATTCGAGCTATTCGTCTCAAAAAGGTATTTAAAATTATTTCTCTAGAATGAAACGGTAACTTGGGAGTTCTCTTGAATGTGTGAATTATACTTAGGTAGAAGAATTAAGACAAAAGGTCATGAACATTATGCTTATGGATGGGACAGGACTCATACTGCTAGTCAACTTCAAGAAATTTATAAGAATTTAGGTAATGGTGAAGAGTCGAGTCAACTTCAAGAAATTTATAAGAATTTAGGTAATGGTGAAGAGTCGAGTAAAGAGGTTGATTTGGTTTCAATAGCTGGACGAATTATTGCTTGTAAAGCTTTTGGAAAGCTTGCTTTTTTACCACTAAGAGATGATTCTGGGACAATCCAGGTATGATTCTGGGGCTTCCTCTCTATAGGCGagtttggtattgttgtgagGTTTAGAAAAGTGCTTTTCTGTTGTGTTGCGTTGTGCGTTGTTGTGTGATGTGCTGTGAAAATAAAGCGGCATAACGTTTGGCAAACTATAATTTAAAAAACGCTGTTAAATTAACAAACTATAAATTCTGTTTGGTAAATTGATATTTTAAAGTGATGGTGATGTTtccaatgacgaaaatagacatcTTTTAATAATTAATTTTAAATATATTGTAACtataataaattatatttttattctaatgtatttaataaaataaaataaatatttattttattattttattttatttttaatttgaatttaatAAGGAAAATTTGTTTTATttcttataattatttttatcttctagTAAAGAATTCTATGATTATGGTTTGCTTTAAAAGATATTTTTATTGTGattcttatttattatttcaaaagaaaatatgaaaaatagagGAACAAGATAGAAGTTAGAAACATAATGATAAGTGTACAATATTTCAGGGTAAAATTTGTTtttacaaaaaaataacaaggttgaaatagagaatcaactaagtCAAATTATATGGACCCACAACTTCTCTTTttccagcttttaaaagctagtgctgagtagcttttaaaagcagacCTAAAATGGATGTGTTTCTCTCCAAAAGCACTTCGAAAAAGATTAACCAAACACATTTTTTACAAAAAGtttgttacaaagtgcttttgaTAGAAAAAAACAAGCAATCCCAAACAGGGTTTATATATGTTGAAACTAGTACTCGTTTGTGCGCATTTTGCTTGTTAAAACATTCCTAGTACTCGTTAGTGCCCTTATATTGATTCTGTACACATTCCTAGTTATATCTTTATTGCGAGAAGGAAAAGCTTCTGCAAGATCAGTTTGATGAGTTAAAGACAGTTGTGGATATCGGggaaa encodes the following:
- the LOC113331050 gene encoding uncharacterized protein LOC113331050, whose protein sequence is MVVFVFIAEPWVVFDSIPNNFWSSLDLKLVVTNDRGNQLSNLWCLCARNINVTVVSNSMQLIACEATMGDISYFVAGIYASTSYLTRRDLWIELSNLMDNLQGSWCLIGDFSAVLGAHEKSSGPPPIKASCDDFLAFADTNDLHHLDTRGAPFTWTNGHKGKQLRLDSVMCNEQWLLSWDSSVCSTLARVKSDHHPLLFKAHKGDNSFASSFKFQSLSVNNATHILEVIQQRIADEGYSDELHIEELDPSSKLIDALKIQKDFWRDKSRLHWVKDGDACTRFFHTYAKIRAATNKLTHLKADGNLLVSHVDVSNHVASYFQDMYAGDSVNPSTDFISRNIQSSVTQDENNSITSMPNASEIKAAVDDMNANGAPGPDGFSGVFFTSFWDIVGADVINYVQSFFLNGWHIPNANPSHVTIIHKEPGADTIEKFRPIALGNFHFKIIGKILANRLSPIAFRIISPAKKLS